One window of the Manihot esculenta cultivar AM560-2 chromosome 14, M.esculenta_v8, whole genome shotgun sequence genome contains the following:
- the LOC110621457 gene encoding uncharacterized protein LOC110621457, translating into MFNYLYQIGGLPGIEIYVKILRCADATNEHANQNIVDDYGLSDSLGGPSNNLYDRVEDEDEDDDDDSWMSTEDDDDGDNRQEDSRSESRYYNTQFPNPIVHIVHPPPYAKIDFDLLRVDPYNRLEGRSFWDPSKEFSVGMIFSSRDAVAAAAKEYHLKHHHQFCYHETREKTYSIKCKDKDSGCAWRLRASKKQGEDIWKITRYTGPHTCTNPQLTKNHSQLDENFICSFIFALIEQQPDIKIVTLQAEMRDKFGYEPSYQKTWKAKNKAIARLYEGWNESYSRLRRFMTALHHFNPETVYMIEDNPHWINVQLNSMCRVFDRMFWAFKQSIEGFKHCRPVISIDGTFLYGKYTGCILCATALDGNNQLFRLVFAIVDKEDGDNWLWFMNCLRIFVTNREDLCVISYRYAGILKAMQKYWWKPPVGHHRYCIRHVLSNYNKTFKNASIKEVLRKAANENQKRKFYEAMNNIREVHPESYDWAVKINLEKWTRSHDGGQRYGVMTTNMTESLNGMMKEFRALPITVMVEKNFYQCVHYFDTRRTTFLEQQSKSYIFSQFCSETLRANAIKANGHRVRRFNSQTMVCEIITANGRQKQVVKLMDQTCTCDKFQEIRIPCSHAITACMSHSIDYEQFVSDYYKLDRIIQCYAYTFHPLGHLDYWPTADGLPLVPDIARIRKKGRPRSSKIRNEMDWRSNKIKETSRVHCSICGRVGHNKKTCMGGKSSR; encoded by the exons ATGTTTAATTACTTATATCAAATTGGTGGTCTACCTGGTATAGAGATATATGTTAAGATACTTCGTTGTGCTGATGCGACGAATGAGCATGCTAAT CAAAATATAGTGGATGATTATGGTTTATCTGATAGTCTTGGAGGGccttcaaataatttatatgatAGAGTGGAGGATGAGGACGAGGATGATGACGACGATTCATGGATGTCAactgaggatgatgatgatggtgaTAATCGTCAGGAGGATAGTAGGAGTGAATCTCGATATTATAACACTCAATTTCCTAATCCTATTGTGCATATTGTTCATCCTCCCCCATACGCAAAAATAGATTTCGATTTGCTTAGGGTGGATCCGTATAATAGGCTAGAAGGTCGTTCCTTTTGGGATCCTTCTAAAGAGTTTTCAGTTGGGATGATATTTTCTTCAAGAGATGCAGTGGCTGCGGCTGCAAAAGAATATCACCTAAAGCATCATCACCAATTTTGTTATCATGAAACAAGAGAGAAGACTTATTCAATAAAGTGTAAAGACAAAGATAGTGGGTGTGCATGGAGGCTTCGAGCATCCAAGAAACAAGGGGAGGATATATGGAAAATTACGAGATACACTGGGCCGCACACATGCACAAATCCTCAGTTGACGAAAAATCATAGCCAATTGGATGAaaatttcatttgttcattcataTTTGCATTAATTGAACAGCAGCCCGATATAAAAATTGTTACCCTACAAGCTGAAATGAGGGATAAATTTGGCTACGAGCCGTCTTATCAAAAAACATGGAAAGCAAAGAATAAGGCAATTGCAAGACTTTATGAGGGTTGGAATGAATCATACAGTCGTTTGCGTAGATTCATGACCGCTCTTCATCATTTTAACCCAGAAACAGTATACATGATTGAAGATAATCCACATTGGATAAATGTGCAATTAAATTCTATGTGTCGTGTATTTGACCGTATGTTTTGGGCTTTTAAGCAATCGATTGAGGGATTTAAACATTGCCGACCTGTAATCTCAATCGATGGGACATTCCTATATGGAAAATACACCGGATGTATACTGTGTGCAACTGCACTCGATGGAAATAATCAACTATTTCGATTAGTTTTTGCCATTGTTGATAAAGAGGATGGTGACAATTGGTTGTGGTTTATGAATTGCTTGAGGATCTTTGTGACCAATCGAGAAGATTTGTGTGTAATTTCATATCGTTATGCTGGAATTCTTAAGGCAATGCAGAAATATTGGTGGAAACCTCCAGTTGGTCATCACCGTTACTGCATCAGACATGTTTTGAGTAATTacaataaaacattcaaaaatgCATCAATAAAGGAAGTATTGCGCAAGGCAG CCAATGAAAACCAGAAGAGAAAGTTTTACGAGGCAATGAACAATATTAGGGAGGTGCATCCTGAATCATATGATTGGGCAGTGAAGATAAATTTAGAGAAATGGACGAGATCACATGATGGTGGACAGAGGTACGGGGTGATGACAACAAACATGACTGAATCCCTTAATGGCATGATGAAAGAATTTCGGGCGTTGCCTATAACGGTAATGGTTGAAAAAAATTTTTACCAGTGTGTCCATTATTTTGATACGCGAAGAACAACTTTTTTAGAACAACAAAGCAAGAGCTATATTTTCAGTCAGTTTTGCAGTGAAACTCTGCGTGCTAATGCAATTAAGGCGAATGGACATAGAGTTAGACGGTTCAATAGTCAGACCATGGTTTGCGAAATAATTACTGCAAATGGTAGGCAAAAGCAAGTGGTCAAACTCATGGATCAAACATGCACATGTGACAAATTTCAGGAGATAAGGATACCATGTTCACATGCTATTACTGCATGCATGTCACATTCAATTGATTACGAACAATTTGTATCTGACTATTATAAATTGGATCGTATCATCCAATGTTATGCGTACACATTCCATCCTCTTGGACATCTTGACTATTGGCCTACAGCAGATGGACTTCCTCTTGTTCCTGACATTGCTAGAATAAGAAAGAAGGGTCGGCCGAGATCTTCTAAAATACGTAATGAGATGGACTGGAGgtcaaacaaaataaaagaaacgtCGAGAGTCCATTGTTCCATATGTGGCAGGGTGGGGCACAATAAGAAAACTTGTATGGGTGGGAAATCAAGTAGATAA
- the LOC110620090 gene encoding protein ALTERED PHOSPHATE STARVATION RESPONSE 1, translated as MGCSTSKLDDEEAVQLCKDRKRFIKQAVEQRTKFASGHLAYIQSLRRVSAALREYVDGDEPREFLLDSFITPPFTPIKKTSPGFVSISPGSFSQSSLQSRPNSTLKVNYLRSGGNQAVAVEERPQSPETVRIEAYSPVHHYGMNGFFTMQSPPVYSSFFSYSPNNRPNIPPPSPQTSQWDGFWNPFSSLDYYGYPSRSSLDQMVMDDDTRGLRQVREEEGIPDLEDETEQEELYNKVNATEEQAKVDPGYNREEVLVEDVNEDEDEDDDKDETDSGSECEHEMRGLQSQGSAKIELSRAQNSRQVEVRNQEMPVGEGEGKVETPAFTVYVNRRPTSMAEVIKDLEYQFTIACDSAKEVSALLESGKSQYAPMSNELTAIKMLNPVALFRSASSRSSSSRHFINSSSSRDEGYESSSDFSEESCILSGSHQSVLDRLYVWEKKLYDEVKSGERVRIAYEKKQMQLRNQDVKGEEPSVVDKTGVAIRDLYTQLQVSIHSAEAVSKRIEALRDEELQPQLLELVQGLARMWKVMVECHQSQKQTLDEAKLLLAGTPSKLDAKRRSSMSFVDPQRLARSAANLESELRNWRACFEAWITSQRSYMHALTGWLLRCVRSDPDTSKLPFSPRRSSGTFPIFGLCIQWSRFLDSIQEKPVLDGMDFFAAGMGSLYAQQLRDDPLRSGSKRYGAGLLNEPGSNMELVEVGEVEEVVTAEKMAEVAIRVLCAGMSVAMSSLTEFAVSSAEGFAELVKQWDNA; from the exons ATGGGATGTTCTACATCAAAGCTGGATGATGAAGAGGCAGTTCAGCTTTGTAAAGATAGAAAACGTTTCATTAAGCAGGCTGTAGAGCAAAGAACAAAGTTTGCCTCTGGACACTTAGCTTATATACAGTCCTTGAGAAGAGTTTCAGCAGCTCTTCGTGAGTATGTTGATGGAGATGAGCCTAGAGAATTCTTGCTAGATTCATTTATAACTCCACCCTTTACCCCTATAAAGAAAACAAGTCCAGGTTTCGTCTCAATTTCACCTGGATCATTTTCACAATCATCTCTTCAGTCCAGACCTAATTCAACTTTGAAAGTTAACTACCTAAGGTCTGGGGGGAACCAAGCAGTTGCAGTTGAGGAGAGGCCTCAATCACCGGAAACTGTTCGAATTGAAGCTTACTCTCCTGTGCACCATTATGGGATGAATGGATTCTTTACAATGCAATCCCCACCAGTGTATTCATCATTCTTTTCTTATTCCCCCAATAACAGGCCCAATATTCCTCCCCCTTCACCTCAAACTTCACAGTGGGATGGTTTTTGGAATCCATTTTCCTCACTGGATTACTATGGCTATCCTTCTCGAAGTAGCCTTGATCAGATGGTGATGGATGATGACACTAGAGGACTAAGGCAAGTTCGAGAAGAAGAAGGGATTCCTGATTTAGAAGATGAAACTGAACAAGAAGAACTATATAACAAGGTAAATGCAACAGAGGAGCAAGCTAAAGTTGATCCCGGTTATAATAGAGAAGAAGTTCTTGTTGAAGACGTCAATGAGGATGAGGATGAGGATGATGACAAGGATGAAACTGATAGTGGAAGTGAATGTGAACATGAAATGAGAGGACTACAATCACAAGGTAGTGCAAAGATAGAATTATCACGAGCTCAAAATTCCAGACAGGTTGAAGTTCGAAATCAAGAAATGCCAGTTGGTGAAGGTGAAGGTAAAGTAGAAACTCCGGCTTTTACTGTCTATGTAAACCGGAGGCCAACAAGCATGGCAGAAGTTATCAAGGATCTTGAATATCAATTCACAATTGCTTGTGATTCAGCCAAGGAGGTTTCAGCATTATTAGAGTCTGGTAAATCTCAATACGCACCAATGTCAAATGAGCTCACAG CTATTAAAATGCTGAATCCAGTAGCATTGTTCCGCTCAGCTTCATCTCGTTCATCATCATCGAGACATTTTATCAATTCCTCGAGTTCTAGAGATGAAGGTTATGAAAGCAGTAGCGACTTCTCTGAAGAATCCTGCATTCTTTCTGGTAGCCACCAATCAGTACTTGATAGATTATATGTCTGGGAGAAGAAACTCTATGATGAAGTCAAG TCGGGAGAAAGAGTTCGAATTGCATATGAGAAGAAACAAATGCAACTCAGGAACCAAGATGTAAAAGGGGAAGAACCTTCTGTGGTGGACAAAACAGGAGTAGCCATTAGAGATCTGTACACCCAATTACAAGTTTCAATTCACTCAGCTGAAGCTGTTTCAAAAAGAATAGAAGCTTTACGGGATGAAGAATTGCAGCCTCAACTTTTGGAATTAGTGCAAGG GTTAGCAAGAATGTGGAAAGTAATGGTAGAATGCCATCAGTCACAAAAGCAGACATTAGATGAGGCAAAACTTTTACTAGCGGGAACACCTTCAAAATTAGATGCAAAAAGGCGCTCCTCCATGTCGTTTGTTGATCCTCAAAGACTAGCTAGATCAGCTGCCAATCTCGAGTCGGAACTGAGGAATTGGCGAGCCTGTTTTGAAGCATGGATCACTTCTCAACGATCCTATATGCACGCACTAACCGGGTGGCTTCTCAGGTGTGTTAGATCAGATCCTGACACATCAAAATTACCATTCTCTCCTCGTCGGTCCAGTGGGACATTTCCAATATTTGGACTTTGTATTCAATGGTCAAGGTTTCTTGATAGCATTCAGGAGAAGCCAGTTCTTGATGGAATGGACTTTTTTGCTGCTGGGATGGGATCTCTTTATGCACAGCAGCTAAGAGATGATCCTCTCAGGAGTGGGTCAAAGAGATATGGTGCTGGATTGTTGAATGAACCAGGATCAAATATGGAACTGGTGGAGGTTGGTGAAGTAGAAGAGGTGGTGACAGCAGAGAAAATGGCTGAAGTTGCCATAAGGGTACTGTGTGCTGGAATGTCTGTTGCAATGAGTTCTCTCACAGAATTTGCTGTTAGTTCTGCTGAGGGATTTGCAGAACTTGTTAAGCAGTGGGACAATGCCTGA